A part of Streptomyces sp. NBC_01235 genomic DNA contains:
- a CDS encoding HU family DNA-binding protein, protein MNRSELVAALADRAEVTRKDADAVLAAFAEVVGDIVSKGDEKVTIPGFLTFERTHRAARTARNPQTGDPIQIPAGYSVKVSAGSKLKEAAKGK, encoded by the coding sequence ATGAACCGCAGTGAGCTGGTGGCCGCGCTGGCCGACCGCGCCGAGGTGACCCGCAAGGACGCCGACGCAGTGCTGGCCGCGTTCGCCGAGGTCGTCGGCGACATCGTCTCCAAGGGCGACGAGAAGGTCACCATCCCCGGCTTCCTGACCTTCGAGCGCACCCACCGTGCCGCTCGCACCGCGCGCAACCCGCAGACCGGCGACCCGATCCAGATCCCGGCCGGCTACAGCGTGAAGGTCTCCGCGGGCTCGAAGCTCAAGGAAGCGGCCAAGGGCAAGTAA